From the Anaerolineales bacterium genome, one window contains:
- the glyS gene encoding glycine--tRNA ligase subunit beta has product MDLQHFWADQGCVIWQPYHTQVGAGTMNPATYLRVLGPEPWQVAYVEPSIRPDDARYGENPNRLQRHYQFQVILKPDPGNPQEIYLQSLLHLGIDPAVHDIRFVEDNWEQPALGAWGLGWEVWLDGQEITQFTYFQQAGGIVLDPVSVEMTYGLERILIALNGLDHFTEIPWDERHTYGDLNLGSEQEYSRYYFEIADVTNLWEMFSRAEAEANGALAAGLVLPAHDYVLQCSHLFNLLDTRGAVGVTERAGLFNRMREMARGVAEAYLAQRQAMGFPWLAPAAPAPAAGLPPAGKLLAPAEFVLEIGTEELPAGDLASAIDQLRLAVPTLLETARLAHQEVRVMGTPRRLAVLIEALSPVQSEQVTTVKGPPAERAFTADGKPTPAAQGFARSRGLAVEDLQVREMEGGRYVVAEVRQAGGASTLVLAERLPGLIAGLKFERTMRWEATGAAFSRPIRWLVALHGDQVVPFEYAGLQSGRQTRGLRLRSPETYALNQAPDYLGVLRQAGVILDPQERRGLIAAEAAAMAAEVGGECAEDGGLLAEVTNLVESPAVFCGSFAREHLTLPQEVLIAVMKKHQRYFPVTRGEELLPHFLGVRNGDRQGLDTVVKGNEHVLRARYADAAYFVRRDLERPFEAYREGLSRLTFQTQLGSMLDKTQRVEALVEKLAPDLGLTEGERRTAMRAAHLCKADLMTEMVVEMTSLQGVLGAQYALQAGEPVEVAQAIREHYLPRHADDDLPASRPGMAVAVADRLDTLVGLFAVGLQPTGTRDPFALRRAAIGLIHLLTQSGTSLDLRRALELAGQGMPVTVSDGVRRDCLGFIAGRQESLFGEGRPYDVVAAVLAAQGHNPASALQAIERLAEAVRQGNWPLKLQAYARCVRIVRGEVEQHLVDAGLLREPAEAALLKAVEQAEAQPRPTGSVDDFLCAFDPLVPVITRFFDEVLVMAEEPGLRKARLGLLQHVAALADGVADLSRLEGF; this is encoded by the coding sequence ATGGATCTCCAGCACTTCTGGGCGGACCAGGGGTGTGTGATCTGGCAGCCCTACCACACCCAAGTGGGCGCAGGTACCATGAACCCCGCCACCTACCTGCGGGTGCTTGGCCCGGAGCCGTGGCAAGTGGCCTACGTCGAGCCGTCGATTCGCCCCGACGACGCGCGCTATGGGGAGAACCCGAATCGCTTGCAGCGGCACTATCAGTTCCAGGTCATCCTCAAGCCAGACCCCGGAAACCCCCAGGAGATCTATCTCCAATCGCTGCTCCATTTAGGGATTGACCCGGCCGTCCACGACATTCGCTTCGTTGAAGACAACTGGGAACAGCCGGCGCTGGGAGCCTGGGGATTGGGTTGGGAAGTCTGGCTGGATGGGCAAGAGATCACCCAGTTCACCTACTTCCAGCAGGCCGGGGGGATCGTTCTCGACCCGGTGTCGGTCGAGATGACCTACGGGCTGGAACGGATCTTGATCGCCCTCAACGGCCTCGATCACTTCACCGAGATCCCATGGGACGAGCGGCATACCTACGGTGATCTGAACCTGGGCTCCGAGCAAGAGTACAGCCGCTACTACTTCGAGATCGCCGATGTCACCAATCTGTGGGAGATGTTCTCGCGGGCGGAAGCGGAAGCCAATGGGGCCCTAGCTGCCGGTTTGGTGCTCCCGGCTCATGACTATGTCTTGCAGTGCTCCCATCTGTTCAACTTGCTGGACACCCGCGGCGCCGTCGGTGTGACCGAGCGCGCCGGCCTGTTCAACCGCATGCGCGAGATGGCGCGCGGCGTGGCTGAAGCCTACCTGGCTCAGCGACAGGCAATGGGCTTCCCCTGGCTCGCCCCCGCCGCCCCGGCACCGGCCGCAGGGTTGCCTCCGGCCGGCAAGCTGCTGGCGCCGGCGGAGTTCGTGCTCGAGATCGGAACCGAAGAGCTGCCGGCAGGAGACCTGGCCTCAGCCATCGACCAGCTCCGGCTGGCTGTGCCCACTTTGCTGGAGACCGCCCGCCTTGCCCATCAGGAGGTCCGGGTCATGGGCACGCCGCGACGTCTGGCGGTCTTGATCGAGGCCCTGTCGCCGGTGCAGTCGGAGCAGGTGACGACCGTCAAGGGTCCGCCGGCGGAGCGGGCCTTCACGGCGGATGGCAAGCCAACCCCGGCGGCCCAGGGATTCGCCCGAAGCCGGGGGCTTGCGGTGGAGGACCTGCAGGTACGGGAGATGGAAGGCGGCCGCTATGTGGTCGCCGAGGTTCGCCAGGCCGGAGGCGCCAGCACCCTGGTCCTGGCCGAGCGCCTGCCTGGCCTGATCGCAGGCCTCAAGTTCGAGCGAACGATGCGCTGGGAGGCCACCGGCGCCGCCTTCTCGCGTCCGATCCGGTGGCTGGTGGCGCTGCACGGCGACCAGGTCGTTCCCTTCGAATACGCCGGTCTGCAGTCGGGGCGCCAGACGCGGGGCTTGAGGCTGCGCTCCCCGGAAACCTACGCATTGAACCAGGCGCCGGACTACTTGGGCGTGCTTCGGCAGGCAGGCGTTATCCTCGATCCCCAGGAGCGTCGGGGGCTGATCGCCGCGGAAGCGGCAGCGATGGCGGCCGAGGTCGGCGGCGAGTGCGCTGAGGACGGCGGTCTGTTGGCCGAAGTGACCAACCTGGTGGAATCGCCGGCGGTCTTCTGCGGCAGTTTCGCGCGTGAGCATCTCACGCTGCCGCAGGAAGTCCTGATCGCGGTGATGAAGAAACACCAACGCTACTTCCCGGTCACTCGCGGCGAAGAACTGCTGCCGCACTTCCTGGGGGTCCGCAATGGCGACCGGCAAGGCCTCGATACCGTCGTCAAGGGAAACGAACACGTCCTGCGAGCACGGTATGCCGACGCCGCCTACTTCGTCCGCCGGGATCTGGAGCGCCCGTTTGAGGCCTACCGGGAGGGATTGTCTCGTCTGACCTTCCAGACCCAGCTGGGCTCGATGCTCGACAAGACCCAGCGGGTCGAAGCCTTGGTTGAGAAGCTCGCCCCGGATCTGGGATTGACCGAGGGCGAGCGCCGCACGGCCATGCGGGCTGCCCACCTGTGCAAAGCCGACTTGATGACCGAGATGGTGGTGGAGATGACCTCGCTGCAGGGTGTGCTGGGGGCCCAGTATGCCCTGCAAGCTGGCGAGCCGGTCGAGGTCGCCCAGGCGATCCGGGAGCACTATCTGCCCCGCCACGCCGACGACGACCTCCCAGCCAGCCGGCCAGGGATGGCCGTGGCGGTTGCCGACCGTTTGGACACGCTGGTTGGGCTGTTCGCCGTTGGGTTGCAGCCGACTGGGACGCGTGATCCGTTCGCGTTGCGCCGTGCGGCGATCGGGCTGATCCACCTGCTGACCCAGAGCGGCACTTCGCTCGACCTGCGGCGTGCCCTCGAGCTGGCAGGGCAAGGCATGCCGGTGACCGTCTCCGACGGCGTGCGGCGAGACTGCCTGGGCTTCATCGCCGGACGGCAGGAGTCGCTCTTCGGAGAAGGCCGTCCCTACGACGTCGTCGCCGCCGTCCTGGCCGCCCAAGGACACAATCCGGCCTCAGCTCTGCAGGCGATCGAGCGCCTGGCCGAGGCCGTTCGCCAGGGAAACTGGCCGCTCAAGCTGCAGGCCTATGCCCGCTGCGTTCGGATCGTGCGCGGCGAGGTCGAACAACATCTCGTCGATGCGGGGCTGCTGCGCGAGCCCGCCGAGGCCGCTCTGCTCAAGGCCGTCGAGCAGGCCGAGGCTCAGCCGCGGCCGACGGGCTCGGTGGACGATTTCCTATGTGCCTTCGATCCCCTCGTCCCGGTCATTACCCGCTTCTTTGATGAGGTGCTGGTGATGGCCGAGGAGCCCGGGCTGCGGAAGGCGCGGTTGGGCTTGCTGCAGCACGTCGCCGCTCTGGCGGATGGGGTCGCCGACCTCTCGCGCCTGGAGGGCTTCTAG
- the recO gene encoding DNA repair protein RecO — translation MAARERVYRTEAVVLRRGDLGEADRLLTVFSPKYGKLRLVAKGVRRPTSRKAGHLEPLTRVDLLLAKGRELDIITQAQSLQTYPLPTEDLERLGYALYAAELLDHFSVAEGETRSQYRLLTDTLERLSGGDEPAPAIRHFELQLLEVSGFRPELFGCVGCGTGIRPEAQFFSAEHGGVLCPACGGAEADALPVSLSALRVLRHYQRSTYAASAAVRVRAEVMQEIERLMQVYLSHLLERRLNVPAFLRQIRELR, via the coding sequence GTGGCCGCCCGCGAGCGAGTCTACCGGACAGAGGCGGTGGTTCTGCGGCGGGGGGACCTGGGCGAGGCAGACCGCCTGCTGACGGTATTCTCGCCGAAGTACGGCAAGCTGCGCCTGGTGGCCAAGGGCGTGCGGCGTCCCACCTCCCGCAAGGCCGGACACCTCGAACCCCTGACGAGAGTCGACCTCCTCCTGGCGAAAGGGAGGGAGCTCGATATCATCACCCAAGCCCAATCGCTTCAGACCTATCCGCTGCCGACGGAGGATCTGGAACGGCTCGGCTATGCCTTGTATGCCGCCGAACTGCTGGATCACTTCAGTGTAGCCGAAGGAGAGACCCGAAGCCAGTACCGCTTGCTGACCGACACCCTGGAGCGACTCTCGGGGGGGGATGAGCCCGCACCGGCCATCCGACATTTCGAACTGCAGCTCCTAGAAGTGTCGGGATTCCGGCCGGAACTGTTCGGCTGTGTCGGCTGCGGTACGGGGATTCGGCCGGAGGCGCAGTTCTTCTCGGCGGAGCATGGAGGGGTATTGTGCCCGGCCTGCGGAGGCGCAGAGGCCGATGCCCTGCCGGTCTCGCTGAGCGCCCTGCGGGTGCTGCGGCACTACCAGCGCAGCACATACGCCGCCTCCGCCGCAGTGCGGGTTAGGGCTGAGGTGATGCAGGAGATCGAGCGACTGATGCAGGTGTACCTGAGTCACCTGCTCGAGCGCCGGCTGAATGTCCCGGCATTCCTGCGCCAGATTCGAGAGCTCCGCTGA
- the cdd gene encoding cytidine deaminase → MKLTADLKRDLIERARRARRRAYAPYSGYPVGAALLASSGRIYTGVNVENAAYPTGICAERSAVFNAVGSGERSFEAVAVVTQNGGSPCGACRQVLSEFGPAMQVLIADDKGKLVRQAKLSQLLPEAFGPGHLQKP, encoded by the coding sequence ATGAAACTGACAGCAGACCTCAAGCGTGACCTGATCGAGCGCGCCCGTCGGGCCCGACGCCGGGCCTATGCGCCGTATTCGGGGTATCCGGTTGGGGCGGCCTTGCTGGCGTCCTCCGGCAGGATCTACACCGGCGTGAACGTGGAGAACGCGGCCTACCCCACCGGGATCTGCGCCGAGCGCAGTGCGGTCTTCAACGCCGTCGGCAGCGGGGAGCGGAGCTTTGAGGCTGTGGCCGTGGTCACCCAGAACGGCGGCTCCCCCTGTGGGGCGTGCCGCCAGGTGCTGTCAGAGTTCGGGCCTGCGATGCAGGTCCTGATCGCCGACGACAAAGGCAAGTTGGTGCGCCAGGCTAAGCTCAGCCAACTGCTCCCCGAGGCCTTCGGCCCAGGCCATCTCCAGAAACCTTAG
- a CDS encoding CHC2 zinc finger domain-containing protein: MAGGSVTEEIKDRLDIVEVIGGSVKLRRSGKNYTGFCPFHPNSHTPAFVVFPESGTWRCFGACNEGGDVFKFVMKKDGLDFKEALRVLSARAGVELPEREAGESADEETHARLRSLLEAASA, translated from the coding sequence ATGGCCGGTGGGAGCGTCACGGAAGAGATCAAGGACCGCCTTGACATCGTCGAGGTGATTGGCGGCTCCGTCAAGCTGCGGCGCTCGGGAAAGAACTACACCGGCTTCTGTCCCTTCCATCCCAATAGCCACACTCCGGCCTTCGTGGTGTTCCCGGAGAGCGGAACCTGGCGCTGCTTCGGCGCCTGCAACGAAGGCGGTGACGTCTTCAAGTTCGTGATGAAGAAGGATGGCCTGGACTTCAAGGAGGCACTGCGAGTACTGTCCGCGCGCGCCGGCGTCGAGCTGCCCGAGCGCGAGGCCGGGGAGAGCGCCGACGAGGAGACCCATGCCCGACTACGATCCTTGCTGGAAGCGGCCAGCGCCTA
- a CDS encoding LTA synthase family protein: MRRHIILHPFLFALYPAFALLAVNVVWVPVGETLRAILASLALCTALFVALCLLLRNPLKAGLITSLVLVALLSYGQLYSGLHAAGLGGLGRHRYLAPLTTALVALGCAATLRTRRDLHPLTRALNLIAALSLVVPLLSILRFEADRLTSPSAALVDVPVPGAAWLQEEPPPDIYLIILDAYAREDVLHTVFNYENAPTLEALRGLGFYVADRSRANHAQTSLSLAALLNMDYVSTLLPQADPDSVNRDPLWQLVQHSRVRSALEQLGYSTVAFASGLNGTEIRDADLFLSPRSIEGALGLRGLNPFETMLVEGSAGRLLTDFSVALPAFLPDLDYPYQLHRDRINYIFDELAVLPQTPGPKFVFAHVIAPHPPFVFGPTGEPIDQTQPFTLGDAGSPVSNSEYLGAYRDQIRYIDMRLLQAVTAILKESDRPPIIIVQADHGPEGRHASVSYPQERMTILNALYLPDGGSEALYDSLTPVNTFRLIFQRYFRGELALLPDRVLYSQYRKPYRFIDLSDEVE, from the coding sequence ATGCGCCGCCACATCATCCTTCACCCTTTCCTCTTCGCCCTGTATCCGGCGTTTGCCTTGTTGGCGGTCAATGTGGTCTGGGTCCCCGTAGGGGAAACCCTGCGGGCAATCCTGGCATCCCTGGCGCTATGCACGGCGCTCTTCGTGGCGCTCTGCCTCCTGCTACGCAACCCCCTCAAGGCCGGACTGATCACCAGCCTGGTGCTGGTGGCGCTTCTCAGCTACGGACAGCTGTATTCCGGGCTGCACGCCGCCGGACTCGGCGGTCTGGGTCGGCACCGCTACCTGGCGCCGCTGACCACGGCCCTGGTGGCCCTGGGCTGTGCCGCCACTCTCCGCACGCGGCGCGATCTGCACCCCTTGACCCGAGCGCTGAATCTCATCGCCGCCCTCAGCCTGGTCGTGCCGCTTTTATCGATCCTGCGTTTCGAAGCCGACCGGCTGACGTCGCCTTCGGCGGCCTTGGTGGATGTGCCCGTCCCGGGCGCGGCCTGGCTTCAGGAGGAACCGCCCCCGGATATCTACCTGATCATCCTCGACGCCTATGCTCGCGAGGATGTCCTGCACACCGTCTTCAACTACGAGAACGCGCCCACCCTCGAGGCGCTGCGAGGCCTCGGCTTCTACGTGGCCGACCGCAGCCGTGCCAACCATGCCCAGACCAGCCTGTCGCTGGCGGCGCTGCTCAACATGGACTACGTTTCTACGCTGCTGCCGCAGGCGGACCCGGACAGCGTCAACCGCGATCCGCTCTGGCAGCTGGTGCAGCATAGCCGCGTCCGGAGCGCCCTGGAGCAGTTGGGTTACTCGACGGTCGCTTTCGCCAGCGGGCTGAACGGCACCGAAATTCGGGACGCCGACCTCTTCCTGTCCCCCCGGTCGATCGAGGGCGCTCTCGGTCTACGCGGCCTGAACCCATTCGAGACCATGCTGGTGGAGGGCTCGGCCGGACGGCTGCTCACCGACTTCTCGGTCGCCTTGCCCGCCTTCCTGCCTGACCTAGACTACCCCTACCAGCTGCACCGCGATCGGATCAACTACATCTTCGACGAGCTAGCAGTTCTCCCCCAAACCCCGGGGCCCAAATTCGTGTTCGCCCATGTGATCGCGCCCCATCCGCCGTTCGTGTTCGGCCCGACCGGCGAGCCGATCGACCAGACCCAGCCGTTCACCCTGGGGGATGCCGGATCGCCGGTCAGCAACAGCGAGTACCTGGGCGCATACCGCGATCAGATCCGCTACATCGACATGCGCCTGCTTCAGGCGGTCACGGCGATCCTCAAAGAATCCGATCGGCCTCCGATCATCATCGTGCAGGCCGACCACGGCCCGGAAGGCAGGCATGCCAGCGTTTCCTACCCGCAGGAACGCATGACAATCCTGAATGCCCTCTACCTGCCAGACGGTGGGTCCGAGGCGCTGTATGACAGCCTCACCCCGGTCAACACCTTCCGGCTGATCTTCCAGCGTTATTTTCGGGGGGAGTTGGCGCTGCTGCCCGACCGGGTGCTGTACTCTCAATACCGCAAGCCGTACCGTTTCATCGATCTGTCCGACGAAGTGGAATGA